Proteins co-encoded in one Arthrobacter globiformis genomic window:
- a CDS encoding acyl-CoA carboxylase subunit beta, which yields MSHDLTTTAGKIADFRDRQARAEQPSGPEAIEKQHARGKNTARERIDLLVDEGSFVEFDALAVHRSTAFGMEKKKPLGDGVVSGYGTVDGRLVALYSQDFSVYGGSLSQVNGEKIVKVQEFALRNGCPVVGINDGGGARIQEGVASLAMFADIFRNNVHASGVVPQISLIMGPCAGGAAYSPALTDYVVMVDKTSHMFITGPDVIKTVTGEDVDMETLGGARQHNATTGTSTYLASDEADAIEFVRELLDFLPSNNLSEAPVQEHQQELELDDDDLTLDTLVPDSANQPYDMRKVIEQIVDDAHFLEMQSLYAPNVIIGYGRVEGHTVGIVANQPLQFAGTLDISASEKAARFVRHCDAFSIPIITLVDVPGFLPGKDQEFQGIIRRGAKLLYAYAEATVPKLTVITRKAYGGAYIVMGSKKLGADLNLAWPTAQIGVMGAQGAVNILYRRDLAAVAEAGGDVEAKRADVIRQYEEELLNPYQAAELGYVDAVIAPSDTRLQIIKGLRALRDKRASLPTKKHGNIPL from the coding sequence ATGAGCCACGATCTGACCACGACGGCGGGAAAGATTGCCGATTTCCGCGACCGCCAGGCCCGTGCTGAGCAGCCGTCCGGCCCTGAAGCCATCGAGAAGCAGCATGCGCGCGGCAAGAACACCGCCCGCGAGCGCATCGACCTGCTCGTGGACGAAGGCTCCTTCGTGGAGTTCGACGCCCTTGCGGTCCACCGCTCCACCGCCTTCGGCATGGAGAAGAAGAAACCGCTCGGTGACGGCGTCGTGTCGGGTTACGGAACCGTGGACGGCCGGCTCGTGGCCCTCTACAGCCAGGACTTCAGCGTCTACGGCGGCTCCCTGAGCCAGGTCAACGGCGAAAAGATCGTGAAGGTCCAAGAGTTCGCGCTGCGCAACGGCTGCCCGGTGGTGGGCATCAACGACGGCGGTGGCGCCCGGATCCAGGAGGGTGTTGCCTCGCTGGCCATGTTCGCGGACATCTTCCGCAACAACGTCCACGCTTCCGGCGTGGTGCCCCAGATCTCCCTCATCATGGGCCCGTGCGCCGGCGGCGCAGCCTACTCCCCCGCGCTGACCGACTATGTGGTCATGGTGGACAAGACTTCGCACATGTTCATCACCGGCCCCGACGTCATCAAGACGGTCACCGGCGAGGACGTGGACATGGAGACCCTCGGCGGCGCCCGGCAGCACAACGCGACCACCGGCACGTCCACCTACCTGGCCTCCGACGAGGCCGACGCCATCGAGTTCGTCCGCGAACTGCTGGACTTCCTGCCCTCCAACAACCTCTCCGAGGCGCCGGTGCAGGAGCACCAGCAGGAGCTGGAGCTCGACGACGACGACCTCACACTGGACACGCTGGTCCCGGACTCCGCGAACCAGCCCTACGACATGCGCAAGGTCATCGAACAGATCGTCGATGACGCCCACTTCCTGGAGATGCAGTCGCTGTACGCTCCGAACGTGATCATCGGCTACGGCCGCGTCGAAGGCCACACGGTGGGGATCGTGGCCAACCAGCCGCTGCAGTTCGCCGGCACCCTGGACATCTCGGCGTCCGAAAAGGCGGCCCGCTTCGTCCGCCACTGCGACGCCTTCAGCATTCCGATCATCACGCTTGTCGATGTTCCCGGCTTCCTGCCGGGCAAGGACCAGGAGTTCCAGGGCATCATCCGCCGCGGAGCCAAGCTCCTCTACGCCTATGCCGAAGCCACCGTGCCCAAGCTGACCGTGATCACCCGCAAGGCCTATGGCGGCGCCTACATTGTGATGGGCTCCAAGAAGCTCGGGGCTGACCTGAACCTCGCGTGGCCCACCGCCCAGATCGGCGTGATGGGCGCACAGGGCGCCGTCAACATCCTCTACCGGCGCGACCTCGCCGCCGTTGCCGAGGCCGGGGGCGACGTGGAGGCCAAGCGCGCCGACGTCATCCGGCAGTATGAGGAAGAGCTGCTCAACCCGTACCAGGCCGCAGAGCTGGGCTACGTCGACGCCGTCATCGCGCCCTCGGACACCAGGCTGCAGATCATCAAGGGACTGCGGGCGCTGCGCGACAAGCGTGCGAGCCTGCCCACGAAGAAGCACGGGAACATCCCGCTGTGA
- a CDS encoding PH domain-containing protein, whose protein sequence is MRKELLPGEQVIVVTRPQPRVLFLPAVVFIVVPALAAFASAWIIRGGLSALAPAITREWTFWAVAGCVLAGLWILLGYCLPRLLRWQTTRYFLTSQRVLARYGMLRRRDRQVFLVSVRNVTISQSMLQRMLRSGNISLDAGHHFGTVLKDVPEVATFHRFLLDALEELPDDEPFGLGQAPDEPGARFPRDVREGGRDER, encoded by the coding sequence ATGCGTAAAGAACTCCTCCCGGGCGAGCAGGTCATCGTGGTGACCCGCCCGCAGCCCAGGGTGCTGTTCCTCCCGGCGGTGGTTTTCATTGTGGTGCCCGCCCTGGCTGCATTTGCGAGCGCGTGGATTATCCGCGGCGGCCTGTCCGCGCTGGCCCCTGCCATCACCAGGGAATGGACTTTTTGGGCGGTGGCCGGCTGCGTGCTTGCCGGCCTGTGGATCCTGTTGGGGTACTGCCTGCCCCGGCTGCTGCGGTGGCAGACCACAAGGTATTTCCTGACCAGCCAGCGGGTCCTGGCGCGCTACGGCATGCTCCGGCGCCGGGACCGGCAGGTTTTCCTGGTCTCAGTGCGTAATGTCACAATCAGCCAGTCGATGCTCCAGCGGATGTTGCGTTCGGGGAATATATCCTTGGATGCCGGGCACCATTTCGGCACCGTGCTGAAGGATGTGCCGGAAGTTGCCACCTTCCACAGGTTCTTGCTGGATGCCCTTGAAGAGCTTCCGGATGACGAACCATTTGGATTGGGTCAGGCGCCGGATGAGCCCGGCGCCCGGTTTCCGCGGGATGTGAGAGAAGGTGGAAGAGATGAACGATGA
- a CDS encoding alpha/beta fold hydrolase encodes MDIILVPGFWLDGSSWSGVTPPLVEAGHQIHALTLPGLEGKDAKRTGIGLRDHINAVVEAIDGIEGPLVLVGHSGGGAIIHGAVDERPDRVIRAVYVDSGPLGEGGVINDELPADGDEIPLPSWDVFDDADLTDLDDGLREAFRARAIPQPKAVACDKQHLHDVRRYDVPATVIACEFPSSLLTEWMDAGHPYVEELARIRDVELVDLPTGHWPQFTKPAELGAAILSAVDRTS; translated from the coding sequence ATGGACATCATTCTGGTTCCCGGTTTCTGGCTCGATGGTTCCTCCTGGTCCGGTGTCACTCCCCCGCTTGTGGAGGCCGGACACCAGATCCATGCGCTGACCCTTCCGGGGCTCGAAGGGAAGGACGCCAAGCGGACCGGCATCGGGCTCCGCGACCACATCAACGCGGTCGTGGAAGCGATTGACGGCATTGAGGGCCCGCTGGTCCTCGTCGGCCACTCCGGCGGCGGGGCCATCATCCACGGCGCCGTGGACGAGCGCCCGGACCGCGTAATCCGGGCCGTGTACGTGGACAGCGGACCACTCGGGGAAGGCGGGGTCATCAATGATGAACTGCCAGCTGACGGTGACGAGATCCCCTTGCCCTCATGGGACGTGTTCGACGACGCCGACCTCACCGACCTCGACGACGGGCTGCGGGAAGCATTCCGCGCACGGGCCATCCCGCAACCAAAGGCCGTGGCCTGCGACAAGCAGCACCTGCACGATGTGCGCCGCTACGACGTCCCTGCCACGGTGATTGCCTGCGAGTTCCCGTCCTCATTGCTGACGGAGTGGATGGACGCCGGGCACCCCTACGTTGAAGAGCTCGCCCGCATCCGCGATGTGGAGCTCGTGGATCTTCCCACCGGGCACTGGCCCCAGTTCACCAAGCCCGCGGAACTCGGAGCGGCAATCCTCTCCGCCGTCGACCGGACAAGCTGA
- a CDS encoding dicarboxylate/amino acid:cation symporter, which yields MSNQTTSSTAGRPGFQLPRWAGSFGFQIIAALIVGLGLGLLAKYTGSTKTNPNGLGATLQTIGSSYVSLLQTAVVPLIFTAVVSSISNLREVSNAARLAWNTLLWFAITSLVAVLIGIGLGVLLQPGANTGISGDAEYDGKQGDWWAFLIGLFPKNFLGLGASSTVTGSGAVTTSVSFNVLQILVIAIAVGVAALKVGKQAEPFLALNASALAVIQKVLWWIIRIAPLGTVGLIGNAVAVYGWDTIGSLGKFTVAIYLGLALVLFGVYPVLVRSHGLSVKQYFSGAWPAIQLAFVSRSSIGTLPLTQRVTERNLGVPRGYASFAVPLGATTKMDGCAAIYPAVAAIFVAQFFGIQLDFSQYVLIALVSVLGSAATAGTTGAVVMLTLTLSTLGLPLAGVGLLLAIDPILDMGRTAVNVAGQALVPAIVAKRQGILDETLYNAPRTGEAFREEEAPAAAERELAESKA from the coding sequence GTGAGCAATCAAACCACTTCATCCACGGCCGGGCGCCCCGGCTTCCAACTGCCCCGGTGGGCAGGTTCCTTCGGCTTCCAGATCATCGCGGCCCTGATCGTCGGGCTGGGGCTTGGCCTGCTGGCCAAGTACACCGGCAGCACAAAGACCAACCCCAACGGGCTGGGCGCTACGCTGCAGACCATCGGCTCCAGCTACGTGTCACTGCTGCAGACCGCCGTCGTGCCGCTGATCTTCACCGCCGTGGTGAGCTCCATCTCCAACCTGCGTGAGGTCTCCAACGCGGCGCGGCTGGCCTGGAACACGCTGCTGTGGTTTGCCATCACGTCGCTGGTCGCCGTGCTGATCGGCATCGGCCTGGGCGTGCTCCTGCAGCCGGGCGCAAACACCGGAATCTCCGGCGACGCGGAGTACGACGGCAAGCAGGGCGACTGGTGGGCGTTCCTCATAGGCCTGTTCCCCAAGAACTTCCTGGGCCTTGGCGCCAGCTCCACCGTCACCGGCTCCGGCGCCGTAACCACGTCCGTCAGCTTCAACGTCCTGCAGATCCTGGTCATCGCCATCGCCGTCGGCGTTGCCGCCCTCAAGGTGGGCAAGCAGGCCGAGCCGTTCCTGGCCCTCAACGCCTCTGCGCTGGCCGTCATCCAGAAGGTGCTGTGGTGGATCATCCGCATCGCACCGCTGGGCACCGTGGGCCTGATCGGCAACGCGGTGGCCGTCTACGGCTGGGACACCATCGGCTCACTGGGCAAGTTCACGGTTGCCATCTACCTCGGCCTCGCCCTGGTGCTGTTCGGCGTCTACCCGGTCCTGGTCCGCTCCCACGGCCTGTCGGTCAAGCAGTACTTCTCCGGCGCGTGGCCGGCCATCCAGCTGGCCTTCGTTTCCCGCTCCTCCATCGGCACACTGCCGCTGACCCAGCGCGTCACTGAGCGCAACCTCGGCGTTCCCCGGGGCTACGCCTCCTTCGCCGTTCCGCTGGGCGCCACCACCAAAATGGACGGCTGCGCGGCAATCTACCCGGCTGTAGCGGCCATCTTCGTAGCCCAGTTCTTCGGGATCCAGCTCGACTTCAGCCAGTACGTGCTCATCGCCCTGGTTTCCGTCCTCGGGTCCGCTGCGACGGCGGGAACCACCGGCGCCGTCGTCATGCTGACGCTGACCCTGTCCACGCTGGGACTGCCGCTGGCCGGCGTCGGACTCCTGCTGGCCATCGACCCCATCCTGGACATGGGCCGCACGGCGGTCAACGTCGCCGGCCAGGCACTCGTGCCCGCCATTGTGGCCAAGCGCCAGGGAATCCTCGACGAAACCCTCTACAACGCACCCCGCACCGGGGAGGCCTTCCGCGAGGAAGAGGCGCCCGCCGCCGCCGAGCGTGAACTGGCCGAGTCGAAGGCCTGA
- a CDS encoding acyl-CoA carboxylase subunit epsilon, translating to MSARNPAVGPAETLFSVTKGEPTPEELAALTAVVLSLGPAAADGPAKPSTRHWVRRQQLRLEPTPGPGAWKRSRG from the coding sequence GTGAGCGCCCGGAATCCGGCGGTTGGGCCGGCCGAAACCCTGTTCTCCGTTACCAAGGGCGAACCGACGCCCGAGGAGCTGGCGGCGCTTACCGCCGTCGTGCTTTCCCTGGGTCCCGCCGCAGCGGACGGCCCAGCGAAGCCGAGCACGCGGCACTGGGTGCGGCGCCAGCAGCTGCGGCTGGAGCCGACACCGGGTCCGGGAGCCTGGAAGCGAAGCCGGGGCTAG
- a CDS encoding Maf family protein, which produces MTRLILASQSPARTKLLTEAGIEHEVLVSDVDEDAVQERYGVTDPHDTALLLARAKAEAVASLPEAEGALVLGCDSVFEFDGESHGKPYTVDVARQRMLRMSGNSGVLHTGHWLVDCRDTDDDGGSGATLGSVASAEVHFMEMQLAEIDAYIATGEPLHCAGSFTIDGLGGAFIRKVDGDPHAVVGLSVSTLRSLLAQAHVSITEFWQDLPDSAIPGEL; this is translated from the coding sequence GTGACCCGCCTCATCCTTGCCTCCCAGTCCCCCGCCCGCACCAAGCTCCTGACTGAGGCCGGCATCGAACACGAGGTCCTCGTGTCCGACGTCGACGAGGACGCCGTGCAGGAACGCTACGGCGTTACCGATCCGCACGACACCGCCTTGCTCCTGGCCCGCGCCAAGGCCGAGGCCGTCGCGTCGCTGCCGGAGGCCGAGGGGGCCCTGGTGCTCGGCTGCGATTCGGTTTTTGAGTTCGACGGCGAGTCGCACGGCAAGCCGTACACAGTGGACGTGGCCCGGCAGCGGATGCTGCGGATGAGCGGCAACAGCGGGGTCCTGCACACCGGCCACTGGCTGGTGGACTGCCGCGACACGGACGACGACGGGGGCTCCGGCGCCACGCTGGGCAGCGTCGCCTCCGCCGAGGTGCACTTCATGGAGATGCAACTCGCGGAGATCGACGCCTACATCGCCACCGGCGAGCCGCTCCACTGCGCCGGCTCCTTCACGATCGACGGCCTGGGCGGCGCTTTCATCCGGAAAGTCGACGGCGACCCGCACGCCGTCGTCGGCCTGTCGGTATCCACCCTGCGCTCCCTGCTGGCCCAGGCGCACGTGAGCATCACCGAGTTCTGGCAGGACCTGCCCGACTCAGCAATTCCCGGGGAGTTGTAG
- a CDS encoding adenylate/guanylate cyclase domain-containing protein: MNDEDQRGGQEAGTHEAGTVEAGGAQGTGHREVTDAVVGNPATGTLSAERIAAKSLEARLLGGERKLRRREVAGGVGLSLLSARKLWRALGFPNFGDDDVAFTERDQAALSTAVGMVRAGMLTEEAAISVTRAIGQMTDRMVVWQIEALVEDMVHEQGLTDAQARKRLVHELPALVDPLEEMLVYSWRRQLNAGVQRLAVRAEAGLQASEEGREGDEDDAPLPLARAVGFADLVSYTSLSRRMNEKTLAKLVQRFENKCAEIISVGGGRLVKTVGDEVLYIAETPAAGAEISLALAEAFTRDEILPEARVAMVWGRILSRLGDIYGPTVNLAARLTTLADPGTVLVDSMTAAALDQDERFVLIPQDVENVRGFGEIQPVTLARGRGKGLVLD; encoded by the coding sequence ATGAACGATGAGGATCAGCGCGGCGGCCAGGAGGCAGGCACCCATGAGGCCGGCACAGTCGAGGCCGGCGGCGCGCAGGGCACCGGTCACCGGGAGGTGACGGACGCCGTCGTCGGAAATCCGGCCACCGGTACCCTGTCCGCGGAACGAATCGCGGCAAAATCCCTCGAGGCAAGGCTTCTGGGCGGGGAACGCAAGCTGCGCCGGCGCGAGGTAGCGGGCGGCGTTGGCCTGTCGCTGCTCTCGGCGCGCAAGCTGTGGCGTGCACTGGGCTTCCCCAACTTCGGTGACGACGACGTCGCCTTCACCGAACGCGACCAGGCCGCCCTGTCCACGGCTGTGGGCATGGTCCGGGCCGGAATGCTCACCGAGGAGGCCGCCATCTCGGTGACCCGTGCCATCGGGCAGATGACGGACCGCATGGTGGTGTGGCAGATCGAGGCCCTGGTCGAGGACATGGTGCACGAACAGGGGCTTACGGACGCCCAGGCCCGCAAGCGCCTTGTCCATGAGCTGCCCGCGCTGGTGGACCCCCTCGAGGAGATGCTCGTCTATTCCTGGCGGCGCCAGCTCAACGCCGGCGTGCAGCGGCTCGCCGTCCGTGCTGAAGCCGGCCTGCAGGCCAGCGAGGAAGGCCGCGAGGGTGACGAGGACGACGCCCCGCTTCCCCTGGCGCGTGCCGTGGGCTTCGCCGATCTGGTGTCCTACACGAGCCTTTCCCGGCGGATGAACGAGAAGACGCTCGCCAAGCTGGTGCAGCGGTTCGAGAACAAGTGCGCGGAGATCATCTCGGTGGGCGGCGGCCGGCTGGTGAAAACCGTGGGCGACGAAGTCCTCTACATCGCCGAGACCCCGGCAGCGGGCGCCGAAATCTCCCTTGCCCTGGCCGAGGCCTTCACCCGGGACGAAATCCTGCCCGAGGCCCGTGTTGCCATGGTCTGGGGACGGATCCTCTCCCGCCTTGGCGACATCTACGGGCCCACCGTAAACCTTGCTGCCCGCCTCACCACACTCGCCGATCCGGGGACCGTGCTGGTCGATTCGATGACCGCGGCAGCGCTGGACCAGGACGAGCGGTTCGTGCTGATTCCGCAGGACGTGGAGAACGTCCGGGGATTCGGGGAGATCCAGCCGGTGACCCTGGCACGGGGACGGGGCAAGGGCCTGGTCCTGGACTAG
- a CDS encoding biotin--[acetyl-CoA-carboxylase] ligase, translating to MDAARPDDSREPQENLSGAKGLPDRPPLDRDALSDANFLAGTGIAQLTVVETTGSTNADLLRAVAVDPKAWPDLAVLTAEHQTAARGRLDRAWEAPARSSVLVSLVLRPVNADGRPLPTQTYSWLSLLAAVALRDALDGTAGIPAELKWPNDVLVRGGKIAGILAQLGPLGDGSVPPVILGTGLNVTLTEDELPVPTATSVQLEGGGTVDRTALLKSYLSRFCTLYRSFCNADGDATAGLAGGPSLHKRVETAMVTLGQQVRAQLPGDHEIIGHASRLDDSGSLLVVDASAHEHVVTAGDVVHLRPWSPETSAKNASDKLSSGRHSSDKQGSGESGYA from the coding sequence ATGGATGCCGCACGCCCTGACGATAGCCGTGAACCGCAGGAGAATCTCAGCGGAGCGAAGGGCCTGCCCGACCGGCCGCCTCTGGACCGGGACGCCCTGTCCGACGCCAACTTCCTCGCCGGCACCGGCATCGCGCAGCTGACGGTCGTGGAGACAACCGGGTCCACCAACGCCGACCTTCTGCGGGCCGTGGCCGTCGACCCCAAGGCCTGGCCGGACCTGGCAGTCCTGACGGCGGAGCATCAGACTGCCGCCCGCGGACGCCTGGACCGCGCCTGGGAGGCGCCCGCCCGCAGCTCCGTGCTGGTCTCGCTGGTGCTGCGGCCCGTCAATGCTGACGGCCGCCCCCTGCCCACCCAGACCTACTCATGGCTTTCCCTTCTGGCCGCCGTCGCGCTGCGCGACGCCCTGGATGGGACAGCGGGCATTCCCGCTGAGCTGAAGTGGCCGAACGATGTCCTGGTGCGCGGCGGGAAAATTGCCGGCATCCTCGCCCAGCTCGGCCCCCTGGGCGACGGCTCGGTGCCGCCTGTCATCCTCGGCACGGGTCTGAACGTCACGCTCACCGAGGACGAGTTGCCGGTGCCCACAGCCACGTCCGTCCAGCTGGAAGGTGGCGGAACGGTGGACCGCACCGCGCTGCTGAAGAGCTACCTGTCCCGTTTTTGCACGCTGTACCGCAGCTTCTGCAACGCCGACGGCGACGCCACGGCCGGTCTTGCCGGCGGGCCGTCGCTGCACAAGCGCGTCGAAACGGCGATGGTCACCCTGGGCCAGCAGGTCCGCGCCCAGCTGCCGGGCGACCACGAAATCATCGGCCACGCTTCCCGGCTTGATGACTCGGGGTCCCTGCTGGTGGTGGATGCCTCTGCCCATGAGCACGTGGTGACTGCGGGGGACGTGGTCCACCTGCGGCCGTGGTCGCCGGAGACGTCTGCCAAAAACGCCTCTGACAAGCTCAGCTCCGGGAGGCACAGCTCTGATAAGCAGGGGTCCGGCGAAAGCGGTTATGCGTAA
- a CDS encoding SDR family oxidoreductase, which yields MTSSSDAYPVPATPYRATGSLRGRTILMSGGSRGIGLAIARRAARDGANVVLLAKTGEPHAKLEGTVYSAAEELEAAGGSALPLVGDVRNDDDVARAVDAAVGRFGGIDVVINNASAIDLSRTDAVDMKRYDLMQDVNVRGTFLLSKLALPALRKSSGGHILTLSPPLNLDPKWAGRHLAYTMAKYGMSLTTLGLAEELRNDRICVNSLWPRTLIDTAAIRNMAGGEAMVRAARGPEIMADAAHAVLTGAADRTGSSTAEGTNTGNFYTDEHVLAAAGVTDFRPYSLGAAEADLVQDIFL from the coding sequence ATGACTTCGAGCAGCGACGCTTACCCAGTTCCGGCTACGCCGTACCGGGCCACCGGCAGCCTTCGGGGCCGGACCATCCTGATGTCCGGGGGCAGCCGCGGCATCGGCCTGGCGATCGCCCGGCGGGCGGCGCGCGACGGCGCCAATGTGGTGCTGCTCGCCAAAACCGGCGAGCCGCACGCAAAGCTCGAGGGTACCGTCTACAGCGCCGCCGAAGAACTGGAGGCCGCCGGCGGCAGCGCCCTGCCTTTGGTGGGGGACGTCCGGAACGACGACGACGTCGCGCGCGCCGTGGACGCCGCCGTCGGCCGCTTTGGGGGAATCGACGTCGTCATCAACAACGCCTCCGCGATCGACCTCTCGCGGACCGACGCAGTGGACATGAAGCGCTACGACCTCATGCAGGACGTCAACGTCCGCGGCACGTTCCTGCTCTCCAAACTGGCATTGCCGGCGCTGCGCAAGTCCTCCGGCGGCCACATCCTCACGCTCTCGCCGCCCCTGAACCTCGACCCGAAGTGGGCGGGCAGGCATCTGGCGTACACCATGGCCAAGTACGGCATGAGCCTGACCACGCTGGGCCTGGCGGAGGAGCTCAGGAACGACCGCATCTGCGTCAACTCGCTGTGGCCGCGGACGCTGATCGATACGGCAGCCATCCGGAACATGGCCGGCGGTGAGGCAATGGTCCGGGCGGCCCGCGGTCCGGAGATCATGGCCGACGCCGCCCATGCCGTGCTCACGGGGGCCGCGGACCGGACGGGCAGTAGTACCGCTGAAGGCACCAACACCGGCAACTTCTATACGGACGAGCACGTCCTGGCCGCCGCCGGAGTCACGGATTTCCGGCCCTACAGCCTGGGGGCTGCCGAAGCAGACCTCGTCCAGGACATCTTCCTGTGA
- a CDS encoding DUF885 domain-containing protein translates to MTTESAAPARPRTAIDAVADAHTDALVVLDPSLATTLGIPGHDTEFQDFSPAGLGRFATAERKTLEALEGLEPVDDVDAVTLDALRERLGLQLEIHDSGWNLAELNNIDSPAQNIRSIFDLMPTDTEEHWANIAGRTHSVPAAISGYIESLRTAKERGKVSARRQVSIVIEQTTKYAAEDGFFAKLAAEAKTADGPLPAELQEKLDAGAAAARGAYAGLAAFLQEELLPVAPEKDAVGRERYALASRVFLGAAVDLEETYAWGVEELERIIAAQEQVAGQIKPGASIAEAKEILNSDPARRIRGTDALTAWMQELSDRAISDLAGVHFEIPDVMKTLECRIAPTDEGGIYYTGPTDDFSRPGRMWWSVPAGEDSFTTWAETTTVFHEGVPGHHLQVATAVYRRELLNSWRRNVCWTSGHGEGWALYAEKLMEELGYLKDPGDHMGMLDMQRMRAARVVFDIGVHLELDVPARWGTGTWTPEKGFDFLKANLDISEGNLQFEFARYLGWPGQAPSYKVGQRLWEQIREELEARPDFDLKAFHTKALNIGSVGLDTLKRAMLDSPDRR, encoded by the coding sequence GTGACTACTGAATCTGCAGCCCCAGCGCGCCCCCGGACCGCCATTGACGCCGTCGCCGACGCCCACACCGACGCACTCGTTGTCCTGGACCCGAGCCTGGCCACCACGCTCGGCATCCCGGGGCATGACACCGAGTTCCAGGACTTTTCCCCTGCCGGACTCGGCAGGTTCGCCACCGCAGAAAGAAAGACCCTGGAGGCCCTCGAGGGGCTGGAACCCGTCGACGACGTCGACGCCGTCACCCTCGATGCCCTGCGCGAACGCCTCGGCCTCCAGCTGGAGATCCACGACTCGGGCTGGAATCTCGCCGAGCTGAACAACATCGATTCCCCGGCGCAGAACATCCGGTCGATCTTCGACCTCATGCCCACGGACACCGAGGAGCACTGGGCGAACATCGCGGGCCGCACGCACAGCGTGCCGGCGGCCATCAGCGGCTACATCGAGTCCCTGCGGACGGCCAAGGAGCGCGGCAAGGTCTCGGCCCGGCGCCAGGTGTCGATCGTGATCGAACAGACCACCAAATACGCCGCCGAGGACGGCTTCTTCGCCAAGCTCGCGGCCGAAGCCAAAACCGCGGACGGCCCGCTGCCGGCGGAACTGCAGGAAAAGCTCGACGCCGGTGCCGCCGCTGCCCGGGGGGCGTACGCCGGGCTGGCCGCGTTCCTGCAGGAGGAGTTGCTGCCCGTGGCGCCGGAGAAGGACGCCGTGGGCCGGGAGCGCTACGCCCTCGCCTCGCGGGTGTTCCTTGGCGCCGCCGTCGACCTCGAAGAAACCTACGCGTGGGGCGTTGAGGAACTCGAGCGGATCATTGCCGCCCAGGAACAGGTAGCTGGGCAAATCAAGCCGGGCGCCTCCATCGCGGAGGCCAAGGAGATCCTCAACAGCGACCCCGCCCGCCGGATCAGGGGAACAGATGCCCTGACCGCATGGATGCAGGAGCTGTCCGACCGCGCCATATCCGATCTTGCCGGCGTCCACTTCGAGATTCCCGACGTCATGAAGACGCTTGAATGCCGGATCGCGCCCACTGACGAGGGCGGCATCTATTACACGGGGCCGACGGACGACTTCAGCCGGCCCGGTCGGATGTGGTGGTCCGTTCCCGCAGGCGAGGACTCCTTCACCACCTGGGCCGAAACCACCACGGTGTTCCATGAGGGCGTTCCCGGCCACCACCTGCAGGTGGCCACCGCCGTCTACCGCCGCGAGCTGCTCAACAGCTGGCGGCGCAACGTCTGCTGGACGTCGGGACACGGCGAGGGCTGGGCCCTGTACGCCGAAAAGCTCATGGAGGAACTCGGCTACCTTAAGGATCCGGGCGACCACATGGGCATGCTGGACATGCAGCGGATGCGGGCTGCCCGTGTGGTGTTCGATATCGGGGTGCACCTGGAGCTTGACGTGCCCGCACGCTGGGGAACGGGCACGTGGACACCGGAGAAGGGCTTCGATTTCCTCAAGGCCAACCTGGACATCAGCGAGGGCAACCTTCAGTTCGAGTTCGCACGCTACCTCGGCTGGCCGGGCCAGGCCCCGTCCTACAAGGTGGGACAGCGGCTGTGGGAACAGATCCGCGAGGAACTCGAAGCCCGGCCGGATTTCGACCTCAAGGCCTTCCACACCAAGGCACTAAACATCGGCTCCGTGGGCCTCGACACCCTGAAGCGCGCCATGCTCGACTCGCCTGACCGCCGCTGA